The Dermacentor albipictus isolate Rhodes 1998 colony chromosome 2, USDA_Dalb.pri_finalv2, whole genome shotgun sequence genome has a segment encoding these proteins:
- the LOC139055328 gene encoding uncharacterized protein, translated as MANKKSVLQDPLLLSQLTWHDIEDLVVMELFSVTRRDPLSVGGYLNIDALDSGLFRSYFRFEKADIRRLRSALLVPDVISTPQRVLVPGDEALCITLRRLSYPNRLCELEPFFGRHYSVISSVTSYVLSHIEDKFVRLLKDVNNHTWVDLPTIDMFAQAIHSKGAPLHNCLGFIDGTARAICRPSTSQKVFFSGHKRVHSVKYQSIMCPNGIICQLSGPFFGSRHDAGILRKSKTYEKLEKLVQGHDYCLYGDPAYPLRPLLLKPYGGVRITARQEAFNREMSKVRQAVEWGFGKIAGLFAFLDFRKNQKLHRQNLPRMYRVSAILANCHTCMYGSQVSQYFGLDPPSLETYLCPRYQ; from the exons ATGGCAAACAAGAAAAGTGTGCTGCAAGATCCACTCTTATTGAGTCAGCTGACGTGGCATGACATCGAAGACCTTGTAGTGATGGAACTGTTTTCTGTGACGCGGCGAGATCCGCTTTCCGTGGGCGGATACCTGAACATCGACGCACTAGACAGTGGGCTTTTCCGGTCATATTTTCGTTTTGAAAAGGCTGATATCAGAAGACTACGAAGTGCTCTTCTTGTGCCTGATGTCATCTCAACACCGCAGAGAGTGCTCGTCCCCGGAGATGAAGCCCTCTGCATCACACTGCGCCGCCTGTCGTACCCTAACAGGCTCTGCGAGTTGGAGCCGTTTTTCGGCCGGCACTACTCTGTGATCTCCTCAGTGACTAGCTATGTACTCTCGCACATCGAAGACAAGTTCGTTCGCCTCCTAAAAGACGTGAACAACCACACCTGGGTTGATTTGCCTACAATTGACATGTTCGCTCAG GCCATACATTCCAAAGGAGCCCCCCTCCACAACTGCTTGGGGTTCATAGATGGAACCGCCAGGGCTATCTGTAGGCCATCGACCAGTCAAAAAGTTTTCTTCTCTGGGCACAAACGTGTTCACTCCGTGAAATATCAATCGATCATGTGCCCAAACGGTATCATTTGCCagctcagcgggccgttcttcgGTAGCCGACATGATGCTG GTATCCTGCGGAAGAGCAAAACGTACGAGAAGCTGGAGAAGCTAGTGCAAGGGCACGACTACTGCCTCTACGGGGACCCTGCTTACCCATTGAGGCCACTGTTGCTAAAGCCTTATGGTGGAGTGAGGATAACTGCACGTCAAGAAGCCTTTAATAGGGAAATGAGCAAAGTAAGGCAAGCTGTCGAGTGGGGCTTCGGGAAGATCGCAGGACTGTTTGCGTTTCTCGATTTCAGAAAAAATCAAAAGCTCCATCGGCAAAACTTGCCTCGCATGTACAGGGTTAGTGCGATTCTCGCAAACTGCCACACATGTATGTATGGCTCTCAAGTGTCACAGTACTTTGGGCTTGATCCACCGAGCTTGGAAACATACCTTTGTCCACGGTACCAGTAA